From Anaerococcus urinomassiliensis:
AACAGTTGTAATGGTGGATAAAGAACATCCAAAATCAGAAGCTATGCTCAGATCTCTTGGTCGATATATAGATTCTCTTGAAGGCAGATATATCACAGCTGAAGACGTAGGATCAAGCGAAGAAGATATGGACTATGTATACCAGGAAACAAACTATGTACTTGGAACAAGCATGAAGCCAGGTACTAGTGGCAACCCATCTCCATCCACAGCTCGCGGAGTTTATATGTCTATTAAGGCATCAGCTAAAGAAAAATACGGCGATGACTCGTTAAAAGATAAGAAAATCTTAATCCAAGGTTTTGGCCATGTAGGTAGTGAAATTGCTAATTTTTTGAAAGAAGAAGGCGCTGATGTGTCCGTATGCGACATCAACCAAGAATTGATTGAAAATGCAAAAAAAGAAGGATTTACTATAGTTGACCCTGATAAAATGTGGGATTGGCAAGGAGATATATATTGTCCATGTGCCCTAGGCGCCACAGTAAATGATCAAACAATTGATAAGATGAAATTTGATATAATATGTGGTTCTGCCAATAACCAACTTAAGGAAGAACGCCATGGTCAAATGTTAAAAGATGCGGGTATCCTATATGCTCCAGACTTCATAGTAAACGCGGGTGGAGTAATCAATTGCCACGATGAACTATACGGTGGTTTCAATAGACAAAGAGCCAACAAGAAAATTGATAAAATTGGAGAACAAATCCTAAAAGTATTTGAAATTGCCAAAAATGAAGATATTCCAACAAACATTGCTGCAAATAGACTTGCAGAAAGAAGGATAGAAGGTACAGAAAAAACAAAAGGAATATATAATAAAGATTCTAAATCATCCTTAAAAAGATAGAAAATAAGTATTATCGTTAGTAAGAGGGTCCTTGCATGATTGCAGGGGCTCTTTTAATGTGAATCAATACAATCGATTAATAAACTTTAAAGTTTATTGCTAGGATATATAGCTTCATTTCAAAAGGGGTATATATCTTAAAAGAATGTAAAATAATGGAAAGGATAACTATGGATAAATTTATTGTTTTTCTTGCTGATGGCTTTGAAGATGTAGAAGGATTAACGGTTGTCGACTACTTACGCAGGGTTGGTGTCAATGTCGATACTGTTTCTGTTATGGATGATCTAACGGTTAGAACAAAGTCAAACATAAAAATAATTGCAGATAAGCATATTTCAGATATCGATCCAGATGATTACCTAGGTTTATATATACCAGGTGGTACAAAGGGTGCCGAAAGCTTGCGTGATGACGATCGTGTAATTGATATTATCAAAGAATTCGATCAAAAGAACAAAGTAATAGCTGCAATTTGTGCGGGTCCTATAGTTTTAAACCGTGCTGGAGTTTTGGCAGATAAAAAAGCAACATCATTTCCGACTATGAAAGAAGAAATTGATAATGTAGGAGCCTATATTGATGACCAAATCGTAGTTACTGATGGTAATATTACAACTAGTAGAGGTGCAGCAACCACAGTATATCTTGCTATGAGACTAGTTGAGATTTTAAAAGGCAAAGAAGCAGTAGAAGAGCTAAAAAGAGGCACCCAACAAGAAGCTGTGGAAGCTTATTACAATATAAGCTATGATTATATTAACAATAATTAGGAGGGTTTATGGAGCAATTAAATAAGATTTTCGTCCTTGGTGGAGCTGGGTTTCTGGGTTACCATACTTTAAAAGAAGCAGTAAATAGGGGATATAGCGTAAAGACAGTTGATATAGTGGAACTGCCAGAGAATTTGAAATTTAAAGAAGAAGACAAAGTTGAATTTATCATTACAAACTTCTTCAATCTTTCTGATCAAGAAATTATTGCCATGTTAAAAGACTGCGATGGATTTGTTTATGCAGGTGGCGTTGACGAGAGAATTGTACCTGAAAAACCTGCCCGTAAGTTTTTCTACGAAAAAAACGTCTTTCCAACTCAAAGACTTGCCCATCTTGCTAAAGAAGCGGGAGTCAAAAACTTTGTTGTATTTGGTTCATACACGGCAGAGTTTGGAGAAAATAATGCAGAGCTTCGAAAGCATAACTACCACAAGGAGCCTTACGTAGAAACAAGACTTCTACAAGAAAAGCTTGCTATGTATGCTGGCGAGGGATCAATGAATGTATCAGTTCTTAGACTTCCATATATATTTGGAACCATGGAAGGCAAGGTTCCTCTATGGTCAATGTTTGTTGATATGCTCCGTGGCCAAGACTTTATGCCTGTAACCAGTGGAGGAGCTGCTACAGTTACAGCTAACCAAGTAGGTCAAGCTGCCATATCTGCCCTAGAAAACGGCCAACATAGGAGAACATATCCACTTGCAACTGGATATATTTCATATGAAGATTTCTACAAAAAGATTGTAGAAGAACTAGGCCAAGAAGAAAAAACAAAACTTCAAATTATGAGCTTTGAAGAATTGGAAGAAGCCTACAAAGAAGACCAAGAACTTACAGATAAAAAGGGCGTAGAACACGGTATACGCCAAGTAAATATGCTAAGGGCAAACTCTATGGAATTTAGGTTATCAACAGACGTGGCTTTTGATGAACTTAGGGTAAGGGAAGAAGATACAGAAGCAATTATAAAGGAAACATTAAGCTGGGCTAATACACAAAAATAAGCCTAAGAGCAAATAGTTTTAGCTAAAGCTTATCACGGTCGGACTCTTATTCTAATTAAAGATAATCAACTCCTTATATAAATCGGGAATTTTCTTTCTCATATTCTATATATAAGTGTAAGGCAACTTACAAAAAAATAGGAGGAAGAAATGAAATTACAAATCAGATTTAAAGTAACAGATGCTGACAATACTGATAGGAAAGTATCAAAGACATTTTCAAAGATTAATGAAAAAGCCACAAGTGAACAACTAAGAGCTTTTGTCCAAGCCTTTGCTAGTTTAAATAATGGCGATGAACATGAAGCTTATCTTATCAAGGAAGAAAGACTATAAGGAGGATTAGATGACAAGTAGAAAGTTAAAGTTATATTTCAAAGACGACCTAGCAAGCGCCAAATCCTTTACAATAGACTATCCAAAGGAAGAATATGCAAATGAAGAAGTGAAAGTTGCAATGGATAAGATTGTAAATTCAAAAGTACTAGTGACCAAAAATGGTCCAATAGCTGCAAAAACTAAGGCTCAAATTGAAACTGTTAACAAAGAAGATGTAGATATAGCCTAGATAGAGATAGACCCCAATGTCGGGGTCTTTTTTGCTTACTAAGTTTCAAAGCTCCTATATTGGGTAATATTTTAATAGAAATCTATATAATTTTAAGGAGCGGGGAATTTATGAAAAACTTTAAAAATACAGTAAAGATTGGTGCTGTTTGCGCCTTATCTATAGCTATCCTAAGTCCATCTACTTCTTTTGCATCAGAAACAGAAGCTCTTAAGCTATTAAATCAACTTTATGACCAAATGGATCAAATTGGTGATCTTACCGGTCTCGATAAAGCTGATAGACAAATTAAAGAAAATTTGCCATCTGATAGCAAATCAGAAAACAAAGACCTTGATAACAAAGATGAAGATAAGAAAGAGAACAAAAAAGAAGCAGCTTATATTACAGATCTTAAAGAATCTTTCTATAAAAACGACATAAGTGTAAAATCCATTGAAGAAATACTAGAAAGATATCCAAAAACTATCAAGGGAAAGGAAGAAAAACTAGTCAATCTTTTGGTCGAATCTCACGAGCTAAAATTACAAGCGGCTGATTTGATTTATTCCTTGACTGGGGAAAAATTACAAGTGAATCCACCACGTATACCAGAAGAATACTCTCATTTGATAAGATACTAAAAGCTTTTCATTTAAGCTAGCAAAAGGTATAATGCTAGCACATAAATAGAAGCTCTTAATAAGAAGGAGAAGAATATGAAAAACAAATTTTTAAAACCTGCATTAGCACTGGCTCTTGCTTTATCAGTAGTTACACCAAGCGTGAAAACTTCATTTGCAGCTGATACAAGTGCAAGTGAAACAAATGCAATTACATCTAAAGAAAAATATGAAAAGGCTTATAAAAATGCTATTGCTAGATTAGCTGAACTAAAAGAAGTAAAAAATTCAGTTAAATATATCAATGAAGCAAATAATGATAAGAAATATTTATTTGATGGAAGTCTAAAAGATTTTGAAAAAACAATAACAGAATATAGTCCAGAAAATGTTAAATCTTATGTTTCAGACAACGAATTTGATACTGCTACAAATACGATTAATGGCAAATTGTCAAAAGTTCTAGAAAAGTATTATAATTTGACTGGTACAGAAGTAAATACACAAGAATTACGAGATTTATTCTATGATAATGCTAGTTTTAAAGCAAGCGATGCTTACAAAAATGCTAGCTTAAGCCAACAAAATTCTTATGAAAAAGCTATATCAATGGCAAAAACTGCCTTAAGCAAATATGAGAATATATCAACAACAGAATACAATGAAGCCCTAAAAGCTTTAAAAGATGCTCGTGGATCTATAAAAGAATTAGCAAATGTTAGCAAAGTAAAAGAAGAGCTAAAAGAGGAGATTAAAGAAGCTGGCAAGATTGACAAGGCTTTATATACAGAAAAATCTTACTTAGTGTTTAAAAAAGCCCTAGTTGCAGCTCAAACTACAGCAAATACTACAAATTCTACAAAAGAACAATATCAAACAAGCCTTGAAGCTCTTAAGGCTGCAAAAGATTCATTAGTTAAGGTTGATAGCGAAAAAGAAAAAGAGCTTAAGGCTCTTATAGTTGAACTTAAGAAATCTCTAGAACAACACAGGATTCAAGCACAAGCTCTACGCTATCTACTAGAAACAAAACCAAAGACTATCAAAAGTGTAAAACCAAAACTAGAACAGCTACTAAAAGAGTCTAATGAATTGGTAAAGGAAACTCAAAAATTCCTTGATGACGTTGAAAACGTTCAAGGATAATATCCTAAGATTACCTTAAGATAGGAGTTAATAATGAAATTAAAAAATAAAATACTAAGCCTAGCCCTGGCTCTAGCATTTGTTCCGATGACCACTGGTTTTAGTAGTCAAAGCGTATCCTATGCAGCAGAAGAAACTGTAAATACTATAGAAAACCAAAGAGCAGAACTACAAAAGGCAGTAGATGCTTCTGTTAAGATTGTAAATTCTGAAGTTTACTTTTCTTATGCTAGTCAAGGGTTAAAAAGTGAATATGAAGCTGCCGTTTCTGATGGGGAACTTCAATTATCACGTCAAGATGCAACATATGAGGATCTAAGGCTAGCTACAAAGAGAATAAATGATGCAGTAGACGCAATCTACAATGAAGCGAAATATACTGCCAATAGTATTCAAGTAAAAAACGGGCTAATAAAGGCAATAAACGATAACAAATTTCAAGTAGAAGTTGTAAACTCATTAATTAAGAATTATCCTAACACAATAAAGAACGTTAGATCAAAATTATTAAAGATAATTGAAGAATCAAACGCATACATCAAAGAAGCAGAAACCCTATTAAAGACTTTATAAAAAAAGGAGATTAATATGAAGAATATTAAAAAAGTATTGCCTATAGCATTAGTAGTTACATTTTCTTTTCTAGGAGGTGCTACTAGCCATTCTTTAGACAATGTAAGCTATGCATCACAAGGAGAGCTTTCTTATAGAAATACCATAAGCAGATTTGTTAGAGAAGATAGTACTTTTAGAGAAAGTGATGCCTACAAAAATTCTAATGATGGAGAAAAAACTGTATACAGAGTAAGCATTGGTTATGCAAAAGAATTACTAGAAAATGAGTCTACAACAGAAGAACAATTTAAATCCGCAGCTCAAGAAGTATTCGAAGCTAGAAATCAAATAGAGGATACATCAAATCCATTAGAAGAAAAAGGTAAGCTAAAAGTTACTCTTAAACTTCAACTTTA
This genomic window contains:
- a CDS encoding DUF1659 domain-containing protein, which gives rise to MKLQIRFKVTDADNTDRKVSKTFSKINEKATSEQLRAFVQAFASLNNGDEHEAYLIKEERL
- a CDS encoding DJ-1 family glyoxalase III; amino-acid sequence: MDKFIVFLADGFEDVEGLTVVDYLRRVGVNVDTVSVMDDLTVRTKSNIKIIADKHISDIDPDDYLGLYIPGGTKGAESLRDDDRVIDIIKEFDQKNKVIAAICAGPIVLNRAGVLADKKATSFPTMKEEIDNVGAYIDDQIVVTDGNITTSRGAATTVYLAMRLVEILKGKEAVEELKRGTQQEAVEAYYNISYDYINNN
- a CDS encoding DUF2922 domain-containing protein; protein product: MTSRKLKLYFKDDLASAKSFTIDYPKEEYANEEVKVAMDKIVNSKVLVTKNGPIAAKTKAQIETVNKEDVDIA
- a CDS encoding NAD-dependent epimerase/dehydratase family protein, with protein sequence MEQLNKIFVLGGAGFLGYHTLKEAVNRGYSVKTVDIVELPENLKFKEEDKVEFIITNFFNLSDQEIIAMLKDCDGFVYAGGVDERIVPEKPARKFFYEKNVFPTQRLAHLAKEAGVKNFVVFGSYTAEFGENNAELRKHNYHKEPYVETRLLQEKLAMYAGEGSMNVSVLRLPYIFGTMEGKVPLWSMFVDMLRGQDFMPVTSGGAATVTANQVGQAAISALENGQHRRTYPLATGYISYEDFYKKIVEELGQEEKTKLQIMSFEELEEAYKEDQELTDKKGVEHGIRQVNMLRANSMEFRLSTDVAFDELRVREEDTEAIIKETLSWANTQK
- a CDS encoding FIVAR domain-containing protein translates to MKNIKKVLPIALVVTFSFLGGATSHSLDNVSYASQGELSYRNTISRFVREDSTFRESDAYKNSNDGEKTVYRVSIGYAKELLENESTTEEQFKSAAQEVFEARNQIEDTSNPLEEKGKLKVTLKLQLYPAKELIYKSHVGEYNQKEYDNLSQAYAKAQNVYNDNDATDAEIKEATSNLKNAADTFVKESNRKARIIDLENSIEKNKMQINVAENLLKNYPKTVKNVAEKLKTMIKESKELIKESEIVLSELKK
- a CDS encoding Leu/Phe/Val dehydrogenase, which produces MANIFNKMQEHDYEQLIFMNDVQTGLRAVTCIHNTVLGPAIGGMRIWEYDSEEDAIEDAMRLARGMTYKNAACGIWAGGAKTVVMVDKEHPKSEAMLRSLGRYIDSLEGRYITAEDVGSSEEDMDYVYQETNYVLGTSMKPGTSGNPSPSTARGVYMSIKASAKEKYGDDSLKDKKILIQGFGHVGSEIANFLKEEGADVSVCDINQELIENAKKEGFTIVDPDKMWDWQGDIYCPCALGATVNDQTIDKMKFDIICGSANNQLKEERHGQMLKDAGILYAPDFIVNAGGVINCHDELYGGFNRQRANKKIDKIGEQILKVFEIAKNEDIPTNIAANRLAERRIEGTEKTKGIYNKDSKSSLKR